A DNA window from Leptolyngbya sp. KIOST-1 contains the following coding sequences:
- a CDS encoding ATP-binding protein yields MATDSQTNDSSAWIMVLNPSGTVESVQTVGDRALPATLTASWVGRSLGEIVSFANAQALTQALNTLANRHKTVQIPGRCPLGSHSLDMQWILQPLLGPDGALFRVAATGYLGNPQGLTDSPWLQSGNSTLGPTAEICTQLQVYSPRLNQITRNVRWTLDLEIIRQQTVEGLGDLFGVDRCLVFSCDAAPSLPPEAATVAAEYLRSSELPLLQGQVWLVAETPCLSGAAQSSGAVVPPRQPADPATVAVATRYQSTINGFIVLHDRPDRLWSEVELNLLTDLADQVGTAIAHATLFSDSHALAIKLQQANASLMEKQREFQEARRQAEEARRQAEEASRLKSEFLANTSHELRTPLNGMIGFLKLVLDGMADDPAEQEDFIEEAHKSAIHLLQLINDVLDIAKIEAGKMQIEMGPISLKELLADLENFMRHQADQKGLNFEILLPATRDDITVNGNYQRLLQVLMNLVGNAIKFTHEGGITISAEVKPQKVERQGKTWPGLVKISVADTGIGVSLEKQDRLFQSFSQVDGDRTRQYGGTGLGLAISQRLVEAMGGVVQFISMGEGLGSTVTFTALLYQEPVVIDKEPVYPPK; encoded by the coding sequence TTGGCTACAGATAGCCAGACGAATGATTCCTCCGCCTGGATTATGGTGCTGAACCCCAGCGGCACTGTGGAATCGGTGCAAACGGTGGGTGACAGGGCCCTGCCGGCAACGCTGACCGCCAGCTGGGTAGGGCGATCGCTGGGCGAAATTGTCTCCTTTGCCAATGCCCAGGCCCTGACCCAGGCCCTCAACACCCTGGCCAACCGCCATAAAACGGTACAGATCCCCGGTCGCTGTCCCCTGGGGTCCCACAGCCTCGACATGCAGTGGATCCTTCAACCCCTGCTCGGCCCCGATGGCGCGCTGTTTCGAGTAGCCGCAACCGGCTATCTGGGCAATCCGCAGGGTTTAACCGACAGCCCCTGGCTCCAGAGCGGCAATAGTACCCTGGGACCGACCGCCGAAATTTGTACCCAACTTCAAGTTTACTCCCCCCGGCTGAACCAGATTACCCGCAACGTGCGCTGGACCCTCGATCTGGAAATTATTCGGCAGCAGACCGTGGAGGGTCTGGGAGACCTCTTTGGCGTCGATCGCTGCCTGGTCTTTAGCTGCGATGCCGCCCCCAGCCTGCCCCCCGAAGCCGCCACCGTCGCGGCCGAATACCTGCGATCGAGCGAGTTGCCCCTGCTGCAGGGGCAGGTCTGGCTGGTGGCCGAGACGCCCTGCCTCAGCGGGGCGGCCCAGTCCTCGGGGGCTGTAGTCCCTCCCCGACAGCCTGCCGACCCCGCCACCGTTGCGGTTGCCACCCGCTACCAGAGCACCATCAACGGCTTCATTGTGCTTCACGATCGCCCCGATCGCCTCTGGTCGGAGGTCGAGCTCAACCTGCTCACCGATCTGGCCGATCAGGTGGGCACCGCGATCGCCCACGCCACTCTGTTCAGCGACAGCCACGCCCTGGCCATCAAGCTGCAGCAGGCCAACGCCAGCCTGATGGAAAAGCAGCGCGAGTTTCAGGAGGCCCGCCGCCAGGCCGAAGAGGCCCGCCGCCAGGCCGAAGAAGCCTCCCGCCTCAAAAGCGAGTTTCTGGCCAACACCTCCCACGAGCTGCGCACCCCCCTCAACGGCATGATCGGCTTCCTCAAGCTGGTGCTCGACGGTATGGCCGACGACCCCGCCGAGCAGGAAGATTTTATTGAAGAGGCCCACAAGTCGGCCATTCACCTGCTGCAGCTGATCAACGACGTGCTCGACATCGCCAAGATCGAAGCGGGCAAAATGCAGATCGAAATGGGGCCGATTAGCCTCAAGGAACTGCTGGCCGACCTGGAAAACTTTATGCGCCACCAGGCCGACCAAAAGGGCCTGAATTTTGAGATTTTGCTCCCCGCCACTCGCGACGACATCACCGTCAACGGCAATTATCAGCGGCTGCTCCAGGTACTGATGAATCTGGTAGGCAATGCGATCAAGTTCACCCACGAGGGCGGAATTACCATCAGCGCCGAGGTGAAGCCGCAAAAGGTGGAGCGCCAGGGCAAAACCTGGCCGGGGCTGGTGAAAATTAGCGTCGCCGACACGGGCATCGGCGTATCGCTGGAGAAGCAGGACCGTCTGTTTCAGAGCTTTAGCCAGGTAGATGGCGATCGCACCCGCCAGTATGGCGGCACTGGCCTGGGCCTGGCCATTTCCCAGCGCCTGGTAGAGGCGATGGGCGGCGTGGTGCAGTTCATCAGCATGGGGGAAGGGCTGGGCTCCACGGTTACCTTTACGGCCCTGCTCTACCAGGAACCCGTGGTGATCGACAAAGAGCCGGTGTACCCGCCGAAGTAG
- a CDS encoding ArsR/SmtB family transcription factor produces MAEFFGVLGDPNRWRILSALALGERRVGELAAAVGMSESAVSHQLRILRATRLVSYRKRGRNVFYCLKDDHVFSLYREASAHLDEPADD; encoded by the coding sequence ATGGCCGAGTTTTTTGGCGTGCTGGGCGACCCCAATCGCTGGCGCATTCTGTCGGCCCTGGCCCTGGGAGAACGGCGGGTGGGGGAGCTGGCCGCGGCAGTGGGGATGAGCGAGTCGGCGGTGTCCCATCAGCTGCGCATTTTGCGGGCGACGCGGCTGGTCAGCTATCGCAAGCGGGGCCGCAATGTTTTCTACTGCCTCAAGGATGACCACGTGTTTAGCCTCTACCGGGAGGCGTCGGCCCACCTCGATGAACCAGCGGACGATTAG
- a CDS encoding THUMP domain-containing class I SAM-dependent RNA methyltransferase: MATFFATVARGLETLAATELEHLGAEQVEPGFCGVAFTGDRALLYRVNLWSRLAFRVLLQLAEFPCVDAEDLYCGIQAIDWRPYLPPELTFAVDATGKTRRLNHTHFTALQVKNAVVDQQRQHWGDRSTIDTQHPEVRLNVHLHGDTCTVSLDSSGSSLHRRGYRPAVGAAPLKESLAAALVSLTDWTGDVPLLDPLCGSGTLPLEASLMALDMAPGLFREEFGFHTWPDFDGDLWDELYQEAEERRKPELGTWVGGCDRDPAVVHQARVNAQRCDLAEQLHFWAEDLADLEAPADSGYLLCNPPYGERLGANDDLGAFYKLLGDVLKQRFKGWTAFVLSGNKDLARHIGLKSAQRVAVYNGSLPCQWLKYELY, from the coding sequence ATGGCTACCTTTTTTGCCACCGTGGCCCGCGGGCTTGAGACCCTGGCGGCCACCGAACTTGAACATCTGGGGGCTGAGCAGGTCGAGCCAGGGTTTTGTGGAGTGGCCTTTACGGGCGATCGCGCCCTGCTGTACCGAGTCAATCTCTGGTCGCGGCTGGCCTTTCGGGTGCTGCTCCAGCTGGCCGAGTTTCCCTGCGTCGATGCCGAGGACCTCTACTGCGGCATTCAGGCCATCGACTGGCGGCCTTACCTGCCTCCGGAGCTGACCTTTGCTGTGGACGCCACCGGCAAAACCCGCCGCCTCAACCACACCCACTTCACTGCGCTCCAGGTCAAAAACGCCGTGGTGGACCAGCAGCGCCAGCACTGGGGCGATCGCTCCACCATCGACACCCAGCACCCCGAGGTACGGCTGAATGTGCATCTGCACGGTGACACCTGCACCGTCAGCCTCGACAGCTCGGGCAGCAGCCTGCATCGGCGCGGCTATCGCCCTGCCGTGGGGGCTGCACCGCTGAAGGAATCCCTGGCGGCGGCCCTGGTCTCGCTGACGGACTGGACAGGCGATGTGCCCCTGCTCGATCCGCTATGCGGATCGGGGACGCTGCCTCTGGAGGCCAGCCTGATGGCCCTGGATATGGCCCCCGGCCTGTTTCGAGAAGAATTTGGCTTTCACACCTGGCCCGACTTTGACGGCGACCTGTGGGACGAGCTGTACCAGGAGGCAGAAGAACGCCGCAAGCCAGAGCTAGGCACCTGGGTGGGGGGATGCGATCGCGACCCCGCCGTTGTTCACCAGGCCCGCGTCAATGCCCAGCGCTGCGACCTGGCCGAGCAACTCCACTTCTGGGCCGAGGACCTGGCTGACCTGGAGGCCCCCGCCGACAGCGGCTACCTGTTGTGCAATCCCCCCTACGGCGAGCGGCTGGGGGCCAACGACGACCTCGGCGCTTTCTACAAGCTCCTGGGCGACGTGCTGAAGCAGCGCTTCAAGGGCTGGACGGCCTTTGTGCTCAGCGGCAACAAAGACCTGGCCCGACACATTGGGCTCAAGTCGGCTCAGCGGGTGGCTGTCTACAACGGGTCGCTGCCCTGCCAGTGGCTCAAGTATGAGCTGTATTGA
- the lepA gene encoding translation elongation factor 4 codes for MTEVPVSQIRNFSIIAHIDHGKSTLADRLLQRTGTVSDREMKAQFLDSMDLERERGITIKLQAARMNYRAQDGKDYVLNLIDTPGHVDFSYEVSRSLIACEGALLVVDASQGVEAQTLANVYLALENDLEIIPVLNKIDLPGAEPDRIKQEIEDIIGLDCSGAIHASAKQGVGIDEILESIVYLVPPPADTVAEPLRALIFDSYYDSYRGVIVYFRVMDGTIRRKDKVRLMASGKEYEIDELGVLAPTQVQVEELHAGEVGYFAASIKAVEDARVGDTITLVQNPAAEALPGYAEAKPMVFCGLFPTVSDQFEELREALEKLRLSDAALQYEPETSSAMGFGFRCGFLGLLHMEIVQERLEREYNLDLITTAPSVIYQVTTIQGEVLEIDNPSTLPDPQAREKIEEPYVQLDMITPEEYVGALMELCQNRRGEFKDMKYLAQGRTTLIYEVPLAEVVTDFFDQMKSRSKGYASMEYHLIGYRENHLARLDVLINGDPVDSLASIVHRDKAYYVGKALVEKLKELIPRHQFKIPIQAAIGSRIIASESIPALRKDVLAKCYGGDISRKKKLLQKQAKGKKRMKAVGTVDVPQEAFMAVLKLT; via the coding sequence ATGACAGAGGTTCCCGTCTCTCAAATTCGCAACTTTTCGATCATTGCCCACATTGACCACGGCAAATCGACCCTGGCCGACCGGCTGCTGCAGCGCACCGGCACGGTCAGCGATCGCGAAATGAAGGCGCAGTTCCTCGACAGCATGGACCTGGAGCGGGAGCGGGGCATCACCATCAAGCTTCAGGCCGCCCGCATGAACTACAGGGCCCAGGACGGCAAAGACTACGTGCTGAACCTGATCGACACCCCTGGGCACGTGGACTTTTCCTACGAAGTGTCTCGCTCTCTCATCGCCTGCGAAGGGGCACTGCTGGTGGTGGATGCCTCCCAGGGGGTCGAGGCCCAAACCCTGGCCAATGTCTACCTGGCCCTGGAGAACGACCTCGAAATCATCCCCGTTCTCAACAAGATTGACCTGCCGGGGGCCGAACCCGATCGCATCAAGCAGGAAATCGAAGACATCATTGGCCTCGACTGCAGCGGTGCCATTCACGCCTCCGCCAAGCAGGGGGTGGGCATCGACGAAATTCTAGAATCCATCGTCTACCTGGTGCCGCCCCCCGCCGACACCGTGGCCGAGCCCCTGCGGGCGCTGATCTTCGACAGCTACTACGACAGCTACCGGGGCGTAATTGTCTATTTCCGGGTGATGGATGGCACCATTCGCCGCAAGGACAAAGTGCGGCTGATGGCCTCGGGTAAAGAGTACGAAATTGACGAACTGGGGGTGCTGGCCCCCACCCAGGTGCAGGTCGAAGAACTCCACGCTGGGGAAGTGGGCTACTTTGCCGCCTCCATCAAAGCCGTGGAAGATGCCCGCGTGGGCGACACCATCACCCTGGTGCAAAACCCAGCCGCAGAGGCCCTGCCGGGCTACGCTGAAGCCAAACCGATGGTGTTCTGCGGCCTGTTTCCCACGGTGTCTGACCAGTTTGAAGAACTGCGCGAAGCTCTGGAAAAACTGCGCCTCAGCGACGCCGCCCTCCAGTACGAGCCCGAAACCTCCAGCGCTATGGGCTTCGGCTTCCGCTGCGGCTTTTTGGGCCTGCTGCACATGGAAATTGTGCAGGAACGCCTGGAGCGGGAGTACAACCTCGACCTGATTACCACTGCCCCTTCGGTAATCTACCAGGTCACCACCATCCAGGGCGAGGTGCTCGAAATTGACAACCCCAGCACCCTGCCCGACCCCCAGGCCCGCGAAAAAATCGAGGAGCCCTACGTGCAGCTCGACATGATCACCCCCGAAGAATACGTGGGGGCGCTGATGGAGCTGTGCCAGAACCGCCGGGGCGAGTTCAAAGACATGAAATACCTGGCCCAGGGCCGCACTACCCTGATCTACGAGGTGCCCCTGGCCGAGGTCGTTACCGACTTCTTTGACCAGATGAAGTCGCGCAGTAAGGGCTACGCCAGTATGGAGTACCACCTGATTGGCTACCGCGAAAACCACCTGGCGCGCCTCGACGTGCTGATCAACGGCGACCCGGTCGATTCGCTGGCCTCCATTGTGCACCGTGACAAGGCCTACTACGTGGGCAAGGCCCTGGTTGAAAAACTGAAGGAACTGATTCCTCGCCACCAGTTCAAGATTCCCATCCAGGCGGCGATCGGTAGCCGCATTATCGCCAGCGAGAGTATTCCGGCCCTGCGCAAAGACGTGCTGGCCAAGTGCTACGGCGGCGATATCTCGCGGAAGAAAAAGCTGCTGCAAAAGCAGGCCAAGGGTAAAAAGCGCATGAAGGCCGTTGGTACCGTTGATGTGCCTCAGGAAGCCTTTATGGCGGTGCTCAAGCTGACCTAA
- a CDS encoding tetratricopeptide repeat protein, with protein sequence MPFGKLFGRNKPSQPSPTSKPSPPEQVVSPWEAQNEDTIAELARFIDFAEGFTIGFVEISFPDDVDDLLKVLRRRPECRLTEFYVLDLSDPNLTYLQDELIQRINQIAPSTSLLMTPQRVILIKGLENSIGLFGDYPPVLQDLNFVRDALADSVPYPILFCLPSYAINRVIKFAPDFWSWKSGLFKVKSVQNSEDNASIRALYATKLLGSLSQLERQERVQLLERLVQEFSPLEGHRHKDDLRVCVKALIQLAAIHTNFDEYSKSEMVLDQTIKILDSPDWQPERLQDAVLRLQYFRWRGFLSLLLDDIVDAEASFKASLIINNEINEFEKGHILELLGRVEAKKGNLDKATTLYKQSLAIAEQISNAGRKAATLHSMAELQAMQGQKEEAIALFQQSLEIYDCIGNVQDKANTLHKLASIKAQQGQMEEAVALLHLASDLEERIGNAQGKANTLHTLASIKAQQGQMEEAIALLQQSLEILECIGSPDAATVQAHLEQAQTQVEEMGLANAIAEGEETDFVDESDIQPLLKGEA encoded by the coding sequence ATGCCTTTCGGGAAGCTCTTCGGGCGCAATAAGCCCTCTCAACCATCGCCAACTTCAAAGCCCTCTCCCCCTGAGCAGGTCGTTTCCCCGTGGGAAGCCCAAAACGAAGACACAATTGCAGAACTGGCCCGATTTATCGACTTTGCCGAAGGCTTTACAATTGGCTTTGTAGAAATTAGCTTTCCTGACGATGTTGATGACCTGCTCAAGGTGTTGCGTCGGCGTCCAGAGTGCCGTCTAACAGAGTTTTACGTCTTGGACTTATCAGACCCGAACCTCACCTACCTACAAGATGAACTGATCCAGCGCATCAATCAGATTGCCCCATCGACGTCTCTCTTGATGACTCCTCAGAGGGTAATTTTGATAAAGGGTCTAGAAAATTCCATTGGCTTATTTGGCGACTATCCACCGGTACTGCAAGACCTTAACTTTGTGCGCGATGCCCTGGCCGATTCCGTGCCCTACCCGATACTGTTTTGCTTGCCCAGTTATGCCATCAACCGGGTGATTAAATTTGCCCCTGACTTCTGGAGCTGGAAATCTGGCTTGTTTAAAGTAAAAAGTGTTCAAAACAGCGAAGACAATGCTTCGATTCGAGCCTTATATGCGACCAAACTTTTAGGTAGCCTTAGCCAGCTTGAACGGCAGGAACGCGTACAGCTTTTAGAACGCTTAGTCCAAGAGTTTTCACCGCTTGAAGGACATCGCCACAAAGACGATTTGCGAGTTTGTGTAAAAGCACTGATTCAACTAGCAGCCATCCATACAAATTTTGATGAATACTCAAAAAGTGAGATGGTTCTAGATCAAACAATAAAAATTCTTGACTCTCCTGACTGGCAACCTGAGAGATTACAAGATGCCGTTCTCCGGCTACAATACTTTAGATGGCGCGGATTTCTAAGTCTACTTTTAGATGATATCGTTGATGCAGAAGCCAGCTTTAAAGCTTCCCTCATAATAAATAATGAGATCAATGAGTTCGAAAAAGGGCATATACTTGAGTTATTAGGAAGGGTAGAGGCGAAAAAGGGCAATCTAGATAAAGCAACTACTCTGTATAAGCAATCCTTAGCTATAGCAGAGCAGATCAGTAATGCAGGACGAAAAGCCGCAACTTTGCATTCTATGGCTGAACTTCAAGCTATGCAGGGGCAAAAAGAGGAGGCGATCGCGCTCTTTCAGCAATCTTTAGAAATCTATGATTGTATCGGCAATGTCCAAGACAAAGCCAACACTCTGCACAAACTTGCCAGCATCAAAGCGCAACAGGGCCAGATGGAGGAGGCGGTTGCGCTCCTTCATCTGGCCTCAGACCTCGAAGAGCGCATTGGTAACGCTCAGGGCAAAGCCAACACCCTGCATACACTTGCCAGTATCAAAGCGCAACAGGGCCAGATGGAGGAGGCGATTGCGCTCCTTCAGCAGTCTTTAGAAATCTTGGAGTGTATCGGTTCCCCCGATGCCGCCACGGTGCAAGCCCACCTTGAGCAAGCTCAAACCCAGGTAGAGGAGATGGGTTTAGCTAACGCCATCGCTGAGGGTGAAGAAACCGATTTTGTCGATGAATCTGATATTCAACCTCTTCTTAAGGGCGAAGCATAA
- a CDS encoding AAA family ATPase — protein sequence MVSERATTLKQAFQVCELGALTGTAIDRYYVDLSAVRSAQSIASVSKRIDYLDPGQPAAILFTGHRGCGKSTELQRIKRRWELAYNVIYIKATDELDINDADYKDIYLVIVKYLTQALQSWGLASDPALVSAFEDWFKDITQETERTREAAVSVESKAGVGGGIPNLLTMSVNLLAQIKGSEKRKRLIRESLQQGFSRLQEHTNALLADAFEKLKQKQPNTKGFLFIFDNLDRVPPQVGEHLFLKYANQLAELHCTVIYTVPISVIYSGNNYANVFGDLNVMPMVNIYQFDRNQAELAHNPDGLTAMVTLIDKRIDTERLFETPDVLLKLVRLSGGHVRQLMQLIRTACLNAQGGQISATDVERAAAKEQNHFERFIPSDHYPVLVDIYRNKGVQLDPAAQAMMQSMLFNITVLEYEKLDDDLQAWKYINPLVRRTNAFREALRAQ from the coding sequence ATGGTCAGTGAACGCGCTACCACGCTCAAACAAGCCTTTCAGGTCTGTGAACTGGGGGCGCTCACAGGGACGGCCATCGATCGCTACTACGTCGATCTCTCCGCTGTGCGCAGCGCCCAATCGATCGCCAGCGTCAGCAAGCGGATCGATTATCTTGACCCAGGCCAGCCCGCCGCGATTCTCTTTACCGGGCACCGGGGCTGTGGCAAGAGCACCGAGCTGCAGCGCATCAAGCGCCGCTGGGAGCTGGCGTACAACGTCATCTACATCAAAGCCACCGACGAGCTAGACATCAACGACGCTGACTACAAAGACATTTACCTGGTGATCGTCAAGTATCTGACCCAGGCCCTGCAAAGCTGGGGATTGGCCAGCGATCCGGCCCTGGTTAGCGCCTTTGAAGACTGGTTCAAAGACATCACCCAGGAAACCGAGCGGACCAGAGAAGCCGCTGTGTCTGTGGAAAGTAAGGCAGGTGTGGGCGGCGGCATCCCCAATTTGCTGACCATGTCTGTCAACCTGCTGGCTCAGATCAAGGGATCGGAGAAACGCAAACGACTGATCCGTGAAAGCTTGCAGCAGGGCTTTTCACGCCTGCAAGAGCACACCAATGCCCTGCTGGCCGATGCGTTTGAAAAACTGAAGCAAAAACAGCCCAACACCAAAGGCTTTCTGTTCATCTTCGACAACCTCGACCGGGTACCGCCCCAGGTGGGGGAGCACCTATTTCTCAAATATGCCAATCAACTGGCGGAGCTGCACTGCACGGTCATCTACACCGTCCCGATTTCGGTCATCTACTCGGGCAATAACTACGCCAACGTCTTCGGCGACCTCAATGTGATGCCCATGGTCAATATCTACCAGTTCGACCGGAACCAGGCCGAATTAGCCCACAACCCCGATGGTCTAACCGCCATGGTCACTCTGATTGACAAGCGGATCGACACTGAACGCCTATTTGAAACCCCAGACGTGCTGCTGAAACTGGTGCGGCTCAGCGGCGGGCACGTGCGCCAGCTCATGCAGCTAATTCGCACCGCCTGCTTGAATGCCCAGGGCGGCCAAATTTCGGCCACGGATGTGGAACGCGCCGCCGCTAAGGAGCAAAACCACTTCGAGCGCTTTATTCCCAGCGACCACTACCCGGTGCTGGTAGATATCTACCGCAATAAGGGAGTGCAGCTCGATCCGGCGGCTCAAGCTATGATGCAATCAATGCTGTTCAACATCACCGTGCTGGAGTACGAAAAGTTGGACGACGACCTGCAAGCCTGGAAATATATCAACCCACTGGTGAGGCGAACTAATGCCTTTCGGGAAGCTCTTCGGGCGCAATAA
- a CDS encoding glutamate-5-semialdehyde dehydrogenase codes for MTVFSLTQDTAQPLLAIAQASRQAAQTLASLSTDDKNRAIEAIAAALEARASEIVLANRADCEAAVADNLAKPLYERLKLDRVKLAGAIAGVRDVARLSDPVGTVQLHRELDEGLVLKRVSVPLGVLGVIFESRPDAVMQISALAIKSGNGVILKGGKEAIGSCIALVQAIQQGLEQAGVDPAAVQLLTTREETRALLDLEGYVDLIIPRGSNAFVRFVQENTRIPVLGHADGICHLYVDSEADLEQAIAIAIDAKTAYPSACNAIETLLIHQDLAAEALPALITTLREAQVELRGDEQARAIVPYLVPTTEEDWSTEYSDLILSVKVVESVEGAIAHINTYGSRHTEAIVTRNPATAAYFMDRVDAAGVYHNCSTRFADGFRYGFGAEVGISTQKMPPRGPVGLEGLVTYKYQLVGNGHVSTTYSGSEAKPFTHRDLL; via the coding sequence ATGACTGTTTTTTCCCTGACCCAAGACACCGCCCAGCCGCTGCTGGCGATCGCCCAGGCCAGCCGTCAGGCGGCTCAAACCCTGGCCAGCCTCTCCACCGACGACAAAAATCGCGCCATTGAGGCGATCGCGGCGGCCCTGGAGGCCCGCGCCAGCGAGATCGTGCTGGCCAACCGGGCCGACTGTGAGGCGGCGGTAGCCGACAACCTGGCCAAACCCCTCTACGAGCGACTGAAGCTGGACCGGGTGAAGCTGGCCGGGGCGATCGCCGGGGTGCGCGACGTTGCCCGCCTGAGCGATCCGGTCGGCACAGTGCAGCTGCACCGCGAGCTCGACGAGGGCCTGGTGCTGAAGCGGGTGTCGGTGCCCCTGGGTGTCTTGGGAGTAATTTTTGAGTCGCGCCCCGACGCGGTCATGCAGATTTCGGCCCTGGCGATTAAATCGGGCAACGGGGTAATTCTCAAGGGCGGCAAAGAGGCGATTGGCTCCTGCATTGCCCTGGTGCAGGCGATTCAGCAGGGGCTGGAGCAGGCGGGGGTAGACCCGGCGGCGGTGCAGCTGCTGACCACCCGCGAAGAAACCCGCGCTCTGCTCGATCTGGAGGGCTACGTGGACCTGATCATCCCGCGCGGATCCAATGCCTTTGTGCGGTTTGTGCAGGAAAATACCCGCATTCCGGTGCTGGGGCACGCCGACGGCATCTGCCACCTCTACGTGGACAGCGAGGCGGATCTGGAGCAGGCGATCGCGATCGCGATCGACGCCAAAACCGCGTATCCCTCGGCCTGTAATGCGATCGAAACCCTGCTGATTCATCAGGATCTGGCCGCCGAGGCCCTGCCAGCCCTGATCACTACCCTGCGGGAGGCCCAGGTGGAGCTGCGGGGGGATGAGCAGGCCCGCGCAATCGTGCCCTATCTGGTTCCCACCACCGAGGAAGACTGGAGTACGGAGTACAGCGACCTGATTCTCTCCGTCAAGGTGGTGGAGTCGGTGGAGGGGGCGATCGCCCATATCAACACCTATGGGTCGCGGCACACGGAGGCGATCGTTACCCGCAACCCCGCCACCGCCGCCTACTTTATGGACCGTGTAGACGCCGCTGGGGTTTACCACAACTGCTCAACCCGCTTTGCCGACGGATTCCGCTACGGCTTTGGGGCCGAGGTCGGCATCAGCACCCAAAAAATGCCGCCCCGTGGGCCCGTGGGCCTGGAGGGATTGGTCACCTACAAGTACCAGCTGGTGGGCAACGGTCACGTTTCAACCACCTACAGCGGCAGCGAGGCCAAACCCTTTACCCATCGAGATTTGCTTTAG
- a CDS encoding metallothionein, with amino-acid sequence MTTVTQMKCACDSCLCIVDTSQAIEKDGHYFCSDACANGHPEGSSGCGHTGCGCNS; translated from the coding sequence ATGACTACCGTTACCCAAATGAAATGTGCCTGTGACTCCTGCCTGTGCATTGTCGATACCAGCCAGGCCATCGAAAAAGACGGGCATTACTTCTGCAGCGACGCCTGTGCCAACGGCCACCCCGAGGGTTCCTCGGGCTGCGGCCACACTGGCTGTGGCTGCAACAGCTAG
- a CDS encoding cofactor assembly of complex C subunit B, whose product MAQTDPNRVLRRLPLVAGGLGGTLLLLNRVLTPALSESQARSDVMGVILSALLVLTGLLWQRVQPIAPEAVTLVGDEGFDLDGDLPEAIQTELAWASHLLLTNTVTRSVVVYYQGKTLLRRGILAPKAEATPGPILKRVLETGKAVYLVKLSIYPGRIEFDYLPENTQGVICQPMGQAGALILAANAPRSYTRQDEAWVAGIADKLGHSLDEALNTEALNTAHT is encoded by the coding sequence ATGGCGCAAACAGACCCAAACCGAGTGCTGCGGCGGCTGCCCCTGGTCGCCGGAGGCCTGGGCGGCACCCTGCTGCTGCTCAACCGGGTGCTGACCCCCGCCCTCAGCGAGTCCCAGGCGCGATCGGATGTGATGGGGGTGATTTTAAGCGCGCTGCTGGTTTTGACTGGTCTGCTGTGGCAGCGGGTGCAGCCCATTGCCCCCGAGGCTGTCACCCTGGTGGGCGACGAGGGCTTTGACCTGGATGGCGATCTCCCGGAGGCGATTCAAACTGAGCTGGCCTGGGCTTCTCACCTGCTGCTGACCAACACCGTCACCCGTTCTGTGGTGGTCTACTACCAGGGAAAAACTCTGCTGCGGCGCGGCATTTTGGCCCCCAAGGCCGAGGCCACCCCCGGCCCCATTTTGAAGCGGGTGCTGGAGACTGGCAAAGCTGTGTACCTGGTCAAACTCAGTATTTATCCGGGTCGCATCGAGTTTGACTACCTGCCGGAGAACACCCAGGGCGTGATCTGTCAGCCTATGGGCCAGGCCGGAGCGCTGATTCTGGCCGCCAATGCCCCCCGCAGCTACACCCGCCAGGACGAAGCCTGGGTGGCCGGCATTGCTGACAAACTTGGCCACAGCCTGGATGAGGCGCTTAATACTGAGGCGCTCAATACAGCTCATACTTGA